The following are encoded together in the Serratia sp. UGAL515B_01 genome:
- the ggt gene encoding gamma-glutamyltransferase: MVLQKWGQPLTLAVCLLSSDLYAASNPAVEARNGMVVTSQHLASQVGVDILKMGGNAVDAAVAVGYAQAVVNPCCGNIGGGGFMTLHLANGTDTFINFRETAPAAASVNMYLDADGKVKKDASLYGYLAAGVPGTVLGMETAREKYGKLSREQVMAPAIKLAREGFILTRADTDILDTTITRFKQDPESAKIFLRPDGSALQPGDRLVQTDLANTLQAIAKEGPSAFYHGKIPQAVEAAAQKSGGVLTAADFANYKVTEPPPITCSYRGYKFVSAPPPSSGGVTLCEILNIVEGYNLKSMGINSAAAIHTMSEAMRHAYMDRNTYLGDPAFIHNPIERLVSKSYADEIRKKIVADKATPSINVQPGMEPHEKPETTHYSIVDHEGNAVSTTYTVNGRFGAVVIAPGTGFFLNDEMDDFTVKVGEKNLYGLVQGTANAIAPGKRPLSSMSPTLVTKDNKIFMVLGSPGGSRIITITLQTTLNVIDHGMAPQEAVNAPRIHHQWLPDEVYYEQRGISADTLKILKEMGYNMVEQTPWGAAELILVGLPGAAGVSTADSGNDSAVSGRVREGFIYGANDVRRPAGSAVGY; encoded by the coding sequence ATGGTTTTGCAAAAATGGGGTCAGCCACTGACATTGGCAGTATGTCTGCTCAGCAGCGACCTGTACGCCGCCTCTAACCCGGCCGTAGAAGCACGGAATGGGATGGTGGTGACATCACAACATCTGGCTTCGCAGGTCGGCGTAGACATTCTCAAAATGGGGGGCAATGCGGTCGATGCTGCCGTTGCGGTTGGCTATGCTCAAGCCGTGGTCAACCCGTGCTGCGGGAATATTGGCGGCGGAGGTTTTATGACCCTGCATCTGGCAAACGGTACTGATACCTTTATCAACTTCCGCGAAACTGCCCCAGCAGCGGCCAGTGTAAACATGTATCTAGACGCGGACGGTAAAGTCAAAAAAGATGCCAGTCTATACGGCTATCTGGCTGCTGGGGTACCCGGTACGGTATTGGGAATGGAGACCGCACGGGAAAAGTACGGGAAGCTAAGCCGTGAACAAGTAATGGCACCAGCCATCAAACTCGCGCGTGAAGGCTTTATCCTAACGCGCGCCGATACCGATATCCTCGACACCACAATCACACGTTTTAAGCAGGACCCCGAGTCTGCTAAAATATTCCTGCGTCCAGATGGTTCGGCCCTTCAGCCAGGCGATCGGTTGGTACAAACGGACTTGGCTAACACATTGCAAGCCATCGCCAAAGAAGGCCCTTCAGCCTTCTACCATGGAAAGATCCCTCAGGCGGTAGAAGCTGCCGCGCAAAAAAGCGGTGGGGTACTGACTGCCGCCGATTTTGCCAACTATAAAGTGACAGAACCCCCCCCCATTACCTGTAGCTATCGCGGCTATAAATTCGTTTCAGCACCGCCCCCCAGCTCGGGAGGGGTGACACTGTGTGAAATTCTCAATATCGTTGAAGGTTACAACTTGAAAAGCATGGGCATCAACTCAGCAGCTGCCATTCATACCATGAGTGAGGCCATGCGCCATGCCTATATGGACCGCAACACCTATCTGGGCGATCCGGCTTTTATCCATAATCCGATTGAACGTCTGGTAAGTAAAAGCTACGCCGATGAAATCCGAAAAAAAATCGTTGCGGATAAAGCCACACCTTCTATCAACGTGCAACCTGGCATGGAGCCGCACGAAAAGCCGGAAACAACCCACTATTCTATTGTCGATCATGAGGGTAATGCGGTTTCAACCACCTATACCGTTAATGGTCGCTTCGGTGCCGTGGTGATCGCTCCGGGTACCGGATTCTTCCTCAATGATGAGATGGATGATTTTACGGTTAAAGTTGGCGAGAAGAACCTCTACGGCCTGGTACAAGGAACAGCTAACGCCATCGCACCAGGTAAGCGCCCACTATCCTCAATGAGCCCGACGCTGGTCACCAAAGACAACAAGATCTTTATGGTTCTAGGGTCGCCGGGCGGTTCACGCATCATCACTATCACACTGCAAACCACCCTCAACGTGATTGACCATGGCATGGCACCGCAGGAAGCGGTGAATGCACCAAGGATCCACCACCAGTGGTTACCGGATGAGGTGTATTACGAACAACGTGGCATTTCTGCGGACACCCTGAAAATACTTAAAGAGATGGGTTACAACATGGTTGAGCAAACCCCTTGGGGAGCCGCTGAGCTGATCCTGGTAGGGTTACCCGGGGCTGCAGGCGTCAGCACCGCTGATTCTGGCAATGACTCAGCTGTGTCTGGCCGAGTACGCGAAGGTTTTATCTACGGAGCCAATGACGTACGCCGCCCGGCAGGATCCGCCGTGGGGTATTAA
- the malZ gene encoding maltodextrin glucosidase: MLNAWHQPVPPFLVNNGHRLDITLCLQGDDLPEQVFLRAEPDNEEWLLIMKGQVADGVWHYQASLSLHQGESVRRYCFKLLWADRQLWFGPLGWSLVPLGQLAQYALDEPDNSPSWVADQVFYQIFPDRFACSGGDHGIKSGSYHHHAAGCDVVRRDWQHPLEDDQDAASTFYGGDLDGISEKLPYLQQLGITALYLNPIFTSPSVHKYDTEDYYHVDPHFGGDEALQRLRVNTHKVGIKLVLDGVFNHTGDSHPWFDRYQQTVNGACHNPDSPYRGWFNFYPDGTALTWKGHTNLPKLNFAEPQVVDAIYRAENSVVRHWLRPPYSIDGWRLDVVHMLGENGGAKGNLHYLAEIYQTVKQENPQAYVLGEHFGDARRWLHAGVEDAAMNYMGFALPVRAFLTGVDVAYHPIQLDAATCAQWMDGYRAGLPHNLQIIQFNQLDSHDTARFQTLLKNNPQRMKMAAIWLLTWIGVPCLYYGNEIGLDGGNDPFCRKPFPWDEKHWDRHLLALFSRLSALRKQSKALRRGGCQVLYAQGESLVFVRTYQQEQVLVALQRSGEGEITLAYNPLLQKGKWQRLEGEADLTTTKNGLQLTLTAESASVWRLPG; this comes from the coding sequence ATGCTTAACGCCTGGCATCAACCGGTTCCGCCATTCTTGGTTAATAATGGACACCGTCTGGATATCACCCTGTGTTTACAAGGTGATGATTTGCCTGAGCAGGTATTCTTGCGCGCCGAACCGGACAATGAAGAGTGGCTGCTGATTATGAAAGGGCAGGTTGCCGACGGGGTATGGCACTATCAAGCCAGCCTGTCACTGCATCAAGGGGAATCGGTACGTCGCTATTGCTTCAAGTTACTGTGGGCCGATCGTCAGTTGTGGTTTGGCCCACTAGGCTGGTCGTTGGTGCCGTTGGGGCAACTGGCACAATATGCGCTGGATGAGCCGGACAACAGCCCATCCTGGGTGGCCGATCAGGTATTTTACCAGATCTTCCCTGACCGCTTCGCCTGTAGTGGAGGAGATCACGGTATTAAGAGTGGCAGTTATCATCATCATGCTGCAGGTTGTGATGTGGTGCGCCGCGATTGGCAACATCCCTTAGAAGATGATCAGGATGCGGCTTCTACCTTCTATGGTGGAGATCTGGATGGCATTAGTGAGAAGTTGCCCTATTTGCAACAATTGGGTATCACCGCACTGTATTTGAATCCGATCTTCACCTCGCCGAGTGTGCATAAATACGATACTGAAGATTACTACCATGTCGATCCTCACTTCGGTGGTGATGAGGCATTACAGCGTTTGCGAGTGAACACTCACAAGGTAGGAATAAAACTGGTGCTTGATGGTGTGTTTAACCACACAGGGGATTCGCATCCATGGTTTGACCGTTATCAACAGACGGTGAATGGAGCCTGTCACAACCCTGATTCCCCTTATCGCGGCTGGTTCAACTTCTATCCAGATGGAACCGCACTGACTTGGAAAGGGCATACCAACTTGCCAAAGCTCAACTTTGCTGAGCCGCAGGTGGTTGATGCGATTTATCGGGCGGAAAACAGTGTGGTTCGCCATTGGCTAAGGCCACCGTACAGTATTGATGGCTGGCGGTTGGATGTTGTACACATGCTGGGTGAGAATGGTGGAGCAAAGGGAAACCTGCATTACCTTGCTGAGATTTATCAGACGGTCAAGCAGGAAAACCCCCAGGCCTATGTGTTGGGCGAGCATTTTGGTGACGCGCGCCGCTGGTTGCATGCCGGAGTTGAAGACGCCGCCATGAACTACATGGGATTTGCTTTACCGGTGCGAGCTTTTCTGACAGGAGTAGACGTAGCCTACCATCCGATTCAACTGGATGCGGCCACCTGTGCGCAGTGGATGGACGGTTACCGCGCGGGGTTACCACATAATCTTCAGATTATTCAGTTCAACCAGTTGGACAGCCACGATACTGCGCGTTTTCAGACGCTACTGAAAAACAATCCGCAGCGCATGAAAATGGCAGCAATATGGCTATTGACCTGGATTGGCGTCCCTTGTCTCTACTATGGTAATGAAATTGGTTTGGATGGTGGCAATGATCCCTTCTGCCGTAAACCGTTCCCGTGGGACGAGAAACACTGGGATCGGCATCTGCTAGCCCTGTTTAGCCGTCTCTCCGCATTGCGTAAACAGAGCAAGGCGTTAAGACGTGGAGGTTGCCAGGTACTTTATGCGCAAGGGGAATCTTTGGTGTTTGTGCGTACTTACCAGCAAGAACAGGTATTGGTCGCTTTACAGCGTAGCGGTGAAGGGGAAATAACCTTGGCCTATAATCCATTGTTGCAAAAGGGAAAATGGCAACGATTGGAGGGTGAGGCCGACTTGACCACAACGAAAAATGGCTTACAACTTACACTAACTGCTGAATCGGCCAGCGTGTGGCGGTTACCTGGTTAA
- the proY gene encoding proline-specific permease ProY, with protein MPQQSFTPPTVNKLKRGLTTRHIRFMALGSAIGTGLFYGSAEAIRMAGPSVLLAYLIGGIVAFIIMRALGEMSVNNPQASSFSRYAQDYLGPMAGYITGWTYCFEILIVAIADVTAFGIYMGVWFPEVPHWIWVLSVVLIIGAINLMSVKVFGELEFWFSFFKVATIIIMIVAGIGIIVWGFGNGGQPTGIHNLWTNGGFFSNGFVGMILSLQLVMFAYGGIEIIGITAGEAKDPKVSIPKAINSVPWRILVFYVGTLFVIMSIYPWDQVGTNGSPFVLTFQHMGITIAAGILNFVVITASLSAINSDVFGVGRMMHGLAEQGHAPQVFSKISKRGIPWVTVVVMMAAMLIAVYLNYIMPESVFLVIASLATFATVWVWIMILFSQIAFRRSLSKEQVSKLAFPLRGGVFTSVIAIIFLVFIIGLIGYFPTTRISLYAGLVWVVLLLLGYYVKVNRQKKKNIQAPVQE; from the coding sequence ATGCCACAACAGTCATTCACTCCCCCCACCGTCAATAAGCTGAAACGTGGCCTTACTACGCGCCACATCCGCTTTATGGCTCTCGGTTCAGCTATCGGAACCGGTTTGTTCTACGGTTCTGCTGAGGCCATCAGAATGGCGGGCCCCAGCGTTCTATTGGCTTACCTGATCGGCGGTATTGTTGCTTTTATCATCATGCGCGCACTGGGCGAAATGTCGGTCAATAACCCGCAAGCCAGTTCGTTCTCACGTTATGCTCAGGATTACCTTGGGCCAATGGCAGGTTACATTACCGGTTGGACTTATTGCTTTGAGATCCTAATCGTCGCTATTGCTGATGTAACAGCGTTTGGTATCTATATGGGCGTCTGGTTCCCTGAGGTGCCGCACTGGATTTGGGTATTAAGTGTGGTATTGATCATCGGTGCCATTAACCTGATGAGCGTGAAGGTTTTCGGTGAACTCGAGTTCTGGTTCTCGTTCTTCAAAGTGGCGACCATTATCATCATGATCGTGGCCGGGATCGGTATCATTGTCTGGGGGTTCGGCAATGGTGGGCAACCGACAGGAATACATAATCTGTGGACCAATGGTGGTTTTTTCAGTAACGGCTTCGTAGGCATGATACTGTCGTTGCAATTAGTGATGTTCGCCTACGGTGGCATCGAGATCATTGGTATCACGGCTGGGGAAGCAAAGGATCCGAAAGTGTCGATCCCCAAGGCTATCAACTCAGTACCTTGGCGTATTCTGGTGTTCTATGTCGGTACTCTGTTTGTCATCATGTCAATTTACCCGTGGGATCAGGTTGGCACTAACGGTAGTCCTTTTGTGTTGACCTTCCAGCATATGGGGATCACTATTGCCGCGGGTATTCTTAATTTTGTGGTAATCACTGCTTCACTGTCAGCCATTAACAGTGACGTGTTCGGTGTCGGGCGTATGATGCATGGTTTGGCAGAACAAGGTCATGCACCGCAGGTATTCAGTAAAATCTCCAAACGTGGTATTCCGTGGGTCACCGTGGTGGTGATGATGGCGGCAATGCTGATCGCTGTGTATCTCAACTACATTATGCCGGAGAGTGTGTTCCTGGTGATTGCTTCGTTAGCGACCTTTGCTACCGTGTGGGTATGGATCATGATCCTGTTCTCGCAGATTGCTTTCCGTCGCAGCCTCAGCAAGGAGCAGGTGAGCAAGCTGGCATTCCCACTGCGTGGCGGTGTATTTACGTCGGTCATCGCTATTATCTTCCTGGTATTCATTATCGGCCTGATCGGTTACTTCCCGACCACGCGTATTTCCCTCTATGCTGGGTTAGTATGGGTAGTGCTTCTATTGTTGGGATATTACGTTAAGGTAAATCGCCAGAAGAAGAAAAACATCCAGGCACCTGTGCAAGAATAA
- the brnQ gene encoding branched-chain amino acid transport system II carrier protein yields the protein MSHRLTSKDILALGFMTFALFVGAGNIIFPPMVGLQSGEHVWTAALGFLITAVGLPVITVIALARVGGGVDALSSPIGRSAGLLLATVCYLAVGPLFATPRTATVSFEVGIAPLTGDGAMPLFIYSLVYFALVIGISLYPGRLLDTVGHLLAPMKILALAVLGIAALIWPAGSPIPAAEAYQSVPFSSGFVNGYLTMDTLGAMVFGIVIVNAARSRGVKDAGLLTRYTILAGLIAGLGLTLVYLSLFKLGSGSGVLTPDATNGAVILHAYVQNTFGGVGSFFLAALIFIACMVTAVGLTCACAEFFAQYLPLSYKTLVFILGVFSMVVSNLGLSHLIQISIPVLTAIYPPCIVLVVLSFTLRWWNSSSRIVAPVMLVSLLFGILDAVKASSFQHLMPAWTDHLPLAAQGLAWLPPSLLMLVLVAIYDRVFARSQVTAHS from the coding sequence ATGAGTCATCGTTTAACATCAAAAGATATTCTGGCTTTGGGTTTCATGACCTTTGCCTTATTTGTCGGCGCTGGGAACATAATCTTTCCGCCGATGGTGGGTTTGCAGTCTGGTGAGCATGTATGGACTGCTGCTCTTGGTTTTCTGATCACTGCCGTTGGTTTACCGGTGATCACCGTGATTGCACTAGCGCGTGTAGGCGGCGGTGTTGATGCGCTGAGTTCGCCGATTGGTCGCAGTGCCGGTTTGTTGTTGGCAACGGTATGCTACCTTGCCGTCGGCCCGCTGTTTGCAACTCCACGTACGGCGACCGTCTCTTTTGAAGTGGGTATCGCACCATTGACCGGTGACGGTGCAATGCCGCTGTTTATCTACAGTCTGGTGTATTTTGCGCTGGTGATCGGCATCTCACTCTATCCCGGCCGTCTGCTCGATACGGTGGGGCATTTATTGGCTCCAATGAAGATCCTCGCATTGGCAGTGCTGGGGATTGCTGCGTTGATCTGGCCCGCAGGCAGCCCGATCCCTGCTGCTGAAGCTTATCAGAGCGTCCCATTCTCTTCCGGTTTTGTTAATGGTTACCTGACGATGGACACGCTGGGGGCCATGGTATTCGGCATCGTCATCGTGAATGCAGCACGTTCGCGTGGTGTTAAAGATGCAGGTTTGCTGACTCGTTACACGATCTTGGCTGGTCTTATTGCTGGGTTGGGGTTAACTCTGGTTTATTTGAGCCTGTTTAAATTGGGTTCCGGCAGTGGCGTTTTGACTCCTGATGCCACCAACGGCGCGGTGATCCTACATGCCTATGTGCAAAATACTTTCGGTGGCGTGGGTAGCTTTTTCTTGGCTGCATTGATTTTTATTGCCTGTATGGTAACTGCGGTCGGTCTGACTTGCGCTTGTGCGGAGTTTTTTGCGCAATATCTGCCGCTGTCATACAAAACGCTGGTGTTTATTCTTGGTGTGTTCTCCATGGTGGTTTCCAATCTGGGGCTGAGTCACCTGATTCAGATTTCTATCCCAGTACTGACCGCTATTTACCCACCTTGCATTGTGCTGGTTGTGTTGAGCTTCACCTTGCGTTGGTGGAATAGTTCATCACGTATTGTTGCGCCGGTGATGTTAGTCAGCCTTTTGTTTGGTATTCTTGATGCCGTGAAAGCGTCCAGCTTCCAGCACTTGATGCCAGCATGGACCGATCACTTGCCGCTTGCGGCGCAGGGGCTGGCTTGGTTACCCCCTTCGCTGTTAATGTTGGTACTGGTCGCAATTTATGATCGGGTTTTTGCGCGCAGCCAAGTGACTGCTCACTCCTAA
- the phoR gene encoding phosphate regulon sensor histidine kinase PhoR produces MLERLSWKRLASELALFCLPAFLLGLIFGYLPWFLLVSVLVTLVWNFYNQLKLSHWLWVDRSMTPPPGRWSWEPLFYGLYQMQQRNRHRRRELALLIKRFRSGAESLPDAVVMTTVEGNIFWCNGLAQHLLGFRWPEDNGQHILNLIRYPEFSQYLQQQAFTKPLTLQLNNEHFVEFRIMPYSEGQLLMVARDVTQMRQLERSRRNFFANVSHELRTPLTVLQGYLEMMSDEELDGSLRGKALSTMQEQTKRMDGLVTQLLTLSRIEAAPNIDMNEKVDIPLILRVLQREAQSLSNACHEINFRVNENLKVFGNEEQLRSAVSNLVYNAVSHTAKGTHIEVSWQQTPQGAQFQVSDNGPGIAAEHLPRLTERFYRVDKARSRQTGGSGLGLAIVKHALSHHDSRLEVLSEPGLGTRFIFTLPNRLIVEENISESTVNN; encoded by the coding sequence GTGTTAGAACGTTTATCGTGGAAGAGACTGGCGAGCGAGCTGGCTCTTTTTTGTTTGCCTGCCTTTTTACTAGGGCTGATTTTTGGTTATCTGCCTTGGTTCCTGCTGGTGTCCGTGTTGGTTACCTTAGTCTGGAATTTTTATAATCAACTCAAACTTTCCCACTGGTTGTGGGTTGATCGTAGCATGACGCCACCGCCCGGGCGTTGGAGCTGGGAGCCGCTGTTTTATGGCCTCTATCAGATGCAACAACGTAATCGCCATCGCCGGCGTGAGCTGGCGCTGTTGATCAAACGTTTCCGCAGCGGTGCTGAATCCTTGCCCGATGCTGTTGTGATGACTACCGTTGAGGGCAACATTTTTTGGTGCAATGGATTAGCGCAACACCTGTTAGGTTTTCGCTGGCCGGAAGACAACGGCCAACACATTCTAAACTTGATACGTTATCCGGAATTCAGCCAATATCTACAACAGCAGGCATTTACCAAACCTTTAACGCTGCAGTTGAATAATGAACACTTTGTAGAATTTCGTATTATGCCGTATTCCGAAGGGCAGTTGCTGATGGTGGCACGTGATGTTACCCAGATGCGCCAGTTGGAAAGAAGCAGACGTAACTTCTTTGCCAACGTCAGCCATGAGCTTCGTACACCTTTAACGGTGTTGCAGGGGTATCTGGAGATGATGAGCGACGAAGAGTTGGATGGCTCGTTACGTGGAAAAGCGTTGAGCACTATGCAAGAGCAGACCAAACGCATGGATGGTTTGGTGACGCAGCTATTAACGTTGTCACGTATTGAAGCTGCGCCAAACATAGATATGAATGAGAAGGTTGATATTCCATTGATTTTGCGCGTATTACAGCGTGAAGCTCAGTCACTCAGTAATGCCTGTCACGAGATCAACTTTCGAGTTAACGAAAATTTGAAAGTGTTTGGTAACGAAGAACAGTTACGCAGTGCGGTATCTAATCTGGTATATAACGCTGTAAGTCATACAGCTAAAGGCACCCATATTGAGGTGAGTTGGCAGCAGACCCCGCAAGGGGCACAGTTTCAGGTGAGTGATAACGGGCCAGGTATTGCCGCGGAACATCTTCCTCGTCTTACGGAGCGTTTTTACCGTGTTGATAAAGCGCGCTCACGCCAGACTGGGGGGAGTGGACTGGGGCTGGCTATTGTCAAGCATGCGCTTAGTCATCATGATTCGCGTCTGGAGGTTCTCAGCGAGCCTGGTCTTGGCACGCGCTTTATATTCACCTTGCCTAACAGATTAATTGTTGAAGAAAATATATCAGAGAGTACAGTGAACAACTAG
- the phoB gene encoding phosphate response regulator transcription factor PhoB, which produces MARRILVVEDEAPIREMVCFVLEQNGYQPLEAEDYDSAIMRLSEPFPDLVLLDWMLPGGSGIQLIKHMKREAITRDIPVMMLTARGEEEDRVRGLEVGADDYITKPFSPKELVARIKAVLRRISPMAVNEVIEMQGLSLDPSSHRVMASEQPLDMGPTEFKLLHFFMTHPERVYSREQLLNYVWGTNVYVEDRTVDVHIRRLRKALEASGHDKMVQTVRGTGYRFSTRY; this is translated from the coding sequence ATGGCAAGACGCATACTGGTGGTGGAAGACGAAGCGCCGATCCGTGAGATGGTGTGTTTTGTGTTGGAGCAGAATGGTTACCAACCGTTGGAAGCCGAGGATTATGACAGTGCAATAATGCGCCTGTCTGAGCCGTTCCCTGATTTAGTTCTCCTGGACTGGATGTTGCCTGGTGGCTCCGGGATCCAGCTCATAAAGCACATGAAGCGTGAGGCGATAACTCGTGATATTCCAGTGATGATGCTGACTGCGCGCGGCGAAGAGGAGGACCGGGTACGTGGTCTTGAGGTGGGGGCGGATGATTATATCACTAAACCGTTCTCTCCCAAGGAGTTGGTGGCGCGCATCAAAGCAGTGTTGCGCCGTATTTCACCGATGGCGGTGAATGAGGTGATTGAAATGCAGGGGCTTAGTCTTGATCCCTCCTCGCACCGGGTGATGGCCAGTGAACAACCACTGGATATGGGGCCGACAGAATTTAAACTGTTGCATTTTTTTATGACTCACCCAGAACGTGTTTACAGCCGTGAACAGTTGCTTAATTACGTTTGGGGCACTAACGTTTATGTTGAAGACCGTACCGTTGATGTGCATATTCGCCGGCTGCGCAAGGCGCTGGAGGCCAGTGGTCATGACAAGATGGTTCAAACCGTTAGGGGCACCGGTTATCGGTTCTCAACGCGCTACTGA
- the sbcD gene encoding exonuclease subunit SbcD, with protein sequence MRLIHTSDWHLGQHFFTKSRAAEHQAFLGWLIEIVEQQQIDAVIVAGDLFDTGSPPSYARELYNRFVVDLQRTGCQLVILGGNHDSVATLNESRELLSYLNTTVIANAQTDPEQQIVVLNQRNGQPGGVLCAIPFLRQRDLLSSRAGESGNQKQQALQNAIAEHYHGLYQAACVCRQTLGLKLPIIATGHLTTVGVNTSDSVRDIYIGTLNAFPAQLFPPADYIALGHIHRAQNVAKSEHIRYSGSPIPLSFDELGKNKSVFMVDFADGVLQQVTSLEIPTYQPMQLIKGNLQQITAQLQQFSDYQGDLPVWLDIEVATQDYLGDIQRRIQQLVDDLPVEVLLLRRSKEQRSQTLVQQDKETLNELSVGEVFERRLTIEEEMTEPRQQRMRQMFQQVVESLHHGEEPSA encoded by the coding sequence ATGCGCCTGATCCATACCTCTGACTGGCATTTGGGCCAGCACTTTTTCACTAAAAGCCGCGCCGCAGAGCATCAGGCTTTCTTAGGCTGGCTGATCGAAATCGTGGAACAACAGCAGATTGATGCCGTGATCGTCGCAGGGGATCTTTTTGATACCGGTTCCCCCCCAAGCTACGCTCGTGAACTGTATAACCGTTTTGTCGTGGACCTTCAGCGCACCGGCTGCCAACTGGTGATACTCGGCGGCAATCATGACTCCGTTGCAACGCTGAATGAATCGCGTGAGCTGCTTTCCTATCTGAATACCACCGTGATTGCCAATGCGCAAACAGACCCAGAACAGCAAATTGTGGTCCTGAATCAACGCAATGGTCAACCAGGGGGGGTACTGTGTGCAATCCCCTTTCTGCGCCAACGAGATCTGCTCTCAAGCCGTGCAGGAGAGTCTGGTAACCAGAAACAACAGGCCTTACAAAATGCAATTGCCGAGCATTATCACGGCCTGTATCAGGCTGCCTGTGTATGCCGCCAGACACTGGGTCTAAAACTGCCGATAATCGCAACCGGCCATCTGACGACGGTAGGAGTGAACACCTCCGATTCAGTGCGCGATATTTACATTGGTACGCTTAATGCTTTCCCAGCGCAGTTATTCCCTCCCGCCGACTACATTGCATTAGGTCATATTCACCGAGCGCAGAACGTAGCAAAATCTGAACATATCCGTTATAGCGGTTCACCAATCCCATTAAGTTTTGATGAGTTGGGTAAAAACAAAAGTGTATTTATGGTTGATTTTGCTGACGGCGTATTGCAGCAGGTCACCTCGCTAGAAATCCCCACCTACCAACCCATGCAGTTAATCAAGGGCAACTTGCAACAAATTACCGCCCAATTGCAGCAATTTAGCGATTACCAAGGCGATTTGCCGGTTTGGTTGGATATTGAAGTTGCTACCCAAGATTACCTGGGTGATATCCAGCGGCGGATCCAACAGTTAGTTGACGATCTGCCGGTTGAAGTTCTCCTGCTTCGACGCAGCAAGGAGCAACGCTCACAGACTCTTGTCCAACAGGACAAAGAAACGTTGAACGAATTGAGCGTCGGCGAAGTATTCGAACGCCGGTTGACAATCGAAGAAGAAATGACTGAACCCCGCCAGCAACGGATGCGGCAAATGTTTCAACAGGTGGTAGAAAGCCTGCACCACGGCGAGGAGCCTTCAGCATGA